GCCTTTCGAAGCTCATAATCAGGATGATTGGTCCGCCGCGCGTCCTCCAGGTAAAACTTGGAAAAATGCTGCCCAATAATTTCACTGGACTTATAACCCTTGATTCGCTCGGCACCCTCGTTCCAGGTCATTACCATGCCATTTGCATCAAGTAAAAAAATTGCATAGTCTTTAACGCTGCTCACAAGCAGCTTAAAGACTTGCTCCCGTTGAAAAAGTTCGAGCGAACGAGCGCTGGGGGACTTCGAACGAGATTCGTCGAGGTGATTCAAATTCGCAGGTTGTGCTGGCTGCTCGGTCACAAGTTGTCCCAATCGATAAAAGACAAGGTGAGGTGTGCATTGCTATGCGCGTACATGTAAGTTTAACGCATTAGCGAGCTCAACTTGACAAGATTCCTTACATTATGAACGATGTCGCCTTGAATAGTGCAATGATTCTATGACAAATGTCACCAAATCAGCAACCGGATGCCAATGTTCGAAATCTGAACCCACTGGCAAACCCGATGTAGGATTTGCGAGTCATGGCTTGCTCACCGATGAGCATCAAACTCGCACAAGCAGCTTTCCCAAATTTCTTCCCTCAAACAAACTATTGAGCGCCTCAGGTAGTTTCTCAAAGCCGTCGATAACGGTTTCTTCAAACACTATCTCGTTGTTGCGCACCCAGGGGGCAACAATTTTCGTCATCTCCTCCATGCGGTTCGTATAGTCACGAGCCAAAATCCCCTGAATGGTTGCCCGTTGAAAAAGCAAATGCTGCAGAAACCTGGGACCTTGCTCGGGTTGATCAAGACCACCATCATATTGGCTGATAGCACCACATATGATGATTCTTGCGCGCAGTTTTATATTGGGAATAATGGCGTCAGTAATGGTTCCACCAACATTATCGAAGTAAATGTCGACACCATTAGTCTGCCTGACTATTTCTTCCGATAAAGTTTCCCGGTTATCAAACTTCTTGTAATCGATGGCACCATCAAGTTTCAATTTGTCAATCAGAAAGCTACATTTGGCTGAACCGCCCGCAATACCAATGACTCTGCAACCGGCACGTTTAGCGAACTGGGCAACGAGGGAGCCAACCGCCCCAGCTGCACCTGAGACCACAACAGTTTCTCCAGGTCTGGGTCGACCTGCTTCCATGAGTCCGAACCAGGCCGTTCGACCGGGCATGCCCAGAACACCGAGAGCCGTACTGACAGGAGCAGCCTCGGGGTCGAGCTTCTGAATTTCGCTCTCATGACACCTGGCGAATAGTTGCCAGCCATTGTAACCGAGCACCCAATCTCCCTGGCTGAACTTTTGGCTGTTGCTGGCCACAATCTTACCGACAGTGCCCGCGCGCTGGACAATGCCCAGAGGATGGGGGACATCGTAAGTGTTCCGCTCATGCTGCTGAATTCGCATGTACGGATCAACGCTTATGTATTTGGCCTGAACAATGACCTCGTTTGCCGCAAGTTCTGGCGATAAATCACTTTCACGCAATTGAAAGTGTTCCTCGGTAACACGATTGGCAGGTCGTTTCACATAAAACCACTGTCGATTAGGAAAGGGCTTAAGAAACTGGTTCTGCATCGATTCTTCCTCTTTTTTCGACATCAAGTGAAACTCGCACTTAAACGTGTCTGATGACTTGAAACGGTTCGGACAGTAAGAATATCGCCTTCAACTGTTCAGTACAACAATAACCATCCTCAAATCACCCGTAACCAGTAAAAAGTCACGAATGTGTCTGCTAGATACGCCTTACAAAGCATGGCAAGATTCATCATGCCTCGTACTAAGAAGATTTCTACCATCAAATTTCTAGAATTTGGAAACATTTTTGTGAACGCGCTCGACAGTGTTCCTGCTTATGTTTATGGCGATCAAACAACCAAACGGCTGTATCGCAGCACTCAAATCAAAGGTTCTCCGTGACAATCGGTGATTCACTGTAGTGACTTAAGAATGACATCTACTTTATCAATTATTCAAATGCTGAATCTAGCAAGATATCGGCAATTGGACCTGGTCAAATATCGTCCGAGCCTGGTAAAAGCAATATGAGTCAGCATCACTTCAAGCTGTATGTAATGGGTTGTTCAGCAAGATCCAGTCAGGTGATAGACAACCTGCGGCGATTCTGCGAAGAATTCATGCCCTCCGAATATCAGCTCACGATAATCGACGTTCTAGAAGACCCAAAAGCCGCTGAGCTAGACAAAATACTCGCCACCCCCACCCTAATAAAACACCAGCCTCCACCCGTTAAAAGATTAGTAGGCGACTTGACAGACCAAGAGCAGGTATCACGCATGT
This is a stretch of genomic DNA from Candidatus Melainabacteria bacterium. It encodes these proteins:
- a CDS encoding NADP-dependent oxidoreductase — translated: MQNQFLKPFPNRQWFYVKRPANRVTEEHFQLRESDLSPELAANEVIVQAKYISVDPYMRIQQHERNTYDVPHPLGIVQRAGTVGKIVASNSQKFSQGDWVLGYNGWQLFARCHESEIQKLDPEAAPVSTALGVLGMPGRTAWFGLMEAGRPRPGETVVVSGAAGAVGSLVAQFAKRAGCRVIGIAGGSAKCSFLIDKLKLDGAIDYKKFDNRETLSEEIVRQTNGVDIYFDNVGGTITDAIIPNIKLRARIIICGAISQYDGGLDQPEQGPRFLQHLLFQRATIQGILARDYTNRMEEMTKIVAPWVRNNEIVFEETVIDGFEKLPEALNSLFEGRNLGKLLVRV
- a CDS encoding circadian clock protein KaiB (Decreases the phosphorylation of KaiC, a component of the main circadian regulator in cyanobacteria), giving the protein MSQHHFKLYVMGCSARSSQVIDNLRRFCEEFMPSEYQLTIIDVLEDPKAAELDKILATPTLIKHQPPPVKRLVGDLTDQEQVSRMLDIAKSRVKQ